A stretch of DNA from uncultured Methanobrevibacter sp.:
TGAAGATTTGCACCTTTACTTCCCAATGCACCTCTCTTGGACTCGCTCATTGTATCCTTGTATCTGTTGTAGTAAATCCTGAAGTTATTTCTGTTCTGCTCTTCTTTGGCATAATCCTTACACTCTTTTGAGCAATATTTCTTATTAGAAACAGATTTGGTAAACAATCTACCACACCAGTTGCAAGTTGGTAGTACATCGAAAATGAGCCTAACAATCTCGGTAAACATCTGATCAGGTTTATCTGGAATATAGTCAATAGCATAGGCATTCTGATATTCTTCAACAAGCTTGTCAAATTTCTGAATTAAATCGTACTGCAATCTATGGGTGAAATTCTGTTCTTGCATATATTCGCAGTGCTGAATGACAATGATAATGTCCATTTCAGGAGAAAATCTGTTTATCTGTTTGATAAATGATGGTTTAACATCTCCATTGGTATGGTATGCAAGACTGTGTAGGATATTTGTATCCCACAATACGATGTCGTACTGGTCTAGATTTTCCCAGTTACTTGTTAAACTCTTGTCTATGGCTGTTAATAATGCCATTTCCGAGAGTGTTAAATTATAGCTATTTAATATAGATAGAATTGTTTTGTCTTGAACTGGGATTAAAGTCTTAACATTATATGACTTCTTTGTTAAAAATTCTTTGAGCTTTTTTACTTGAGTGGTCTTTCCAAGCCCATCTATCCCATCTAATGCTATGTGAAGTGTCATAGTTCCGATACCTCACATAGAAGTAATTTCAATTAATTTCATTATATCACCGAATACATTTGTTTTCGGCACATCAAAAAAAGGAACATAAGGGATAAAATGGAAATAAGTCTGAAAATTGGATAATAAACAGTTAAAGGTTAAGTTTAGCAGTTTTACTATGTGGTCTGACTTATTTCCATCGGAAAACAAAAAAAGTGAGTCGCCAAACTACTTTCGTGTTTCCAATACAATATTTTTTGTTTATATTATTTATAATTGAAAATAAGAACTAATTTACATAAACTCAAAGTTTAAATATTATAACTAAAATTTATAACAGATTACACATAAACATAACTATATAACAATACTGCATATTTTGGGTGAGTCGCTATGTCTGTAAAAGTAGAAAGTGAAGCCATGCTTGAGGATAGATTTATTGAATATCTAGAAAGCATGGGCTATGAAAGAATCAAAATAAAAAATGAAGAACAGTTAAATGCTAATTTTAAAATCCAGTTAGAAAAATTAAATAAAAAAGAACTTGATGGAAAACCATTAACTGATGAAGAATTTGATAAAATATTATTATATTTAGATTCAGGTTCAATATATGATAAAGCAGAAAAATTAAGAGATGAATATACAATTAAAAGAGAAGATAACACTGCAGTATCAATTAAATTTTTAAACCAAAAAGATTGGTGTAAAAACATATTTCAAGTGTCAAATCAAATTACAATGAGAAAAGAACACGAATATAGATATGATGTTACAATATTAATTAATGGTTTGCCTTTGGTTCAAACTGAACTTAAAAAAAGAGGATTGCCAATTTCAAAGGCTTTTAATCAAGTAAAAAAATATATGGAATATTCTTATGATAATTTATTTAATTATATCCAAATATTTATTGTAAGTAATGGTAATCAAACAAAGTATTTTTGTAATGGCAGACCTAGTGAAGTTAATTTTGGATATACATTCTACTGGAAAGATAAAAACAATAAAAACATTCATTCATTAAAAGAATTTACAGAAGATTTTTTAGAACCTTGCAATATTGCTAAAATGATTTCTAAATTCATGGTGCTCAATGAATCATCAAAACAATTGATGGTACTTAGAGCTTACCAAAAGAATGCAGTAGATGCCGTATTAAAACAAGCATTAGAAAATAAACAAAATGGATATGTCTACCACACAACAGGAAGTGGTAAAACATTGACTTCATTCAAAGTTAGCCAATTATTAGCAGAAGAACCATCAATCCACAAAGTAATATTTGTAGTTGACAGAAGAGATTTAAATGACCAAACAAACAAGGAATTTGGTAAATTCTGTCCAGGCTGCGTAGGAACATCAGAGCACACTGGAGCATTGGTTAAAAACCTATTGAGTGATAAAAATAAACTTATTACAACAACCATTCAAAAATTATCAATTGCAGTTAATAGAAAAAATACTAGAAAAAAACTTGAAAAAATTAAAGATGAGAATATCATTCTTATCTATGATGAGTGTCATAGAAGCCAATTCGGCAAAATGCAACAAGATATAAGTAATTTCTTTAAAAACTGCTTATCATTTGGATTTACAGGAACTCCAATATTTAGGGACAATGCTTTTGGTCACAAGACTACAAAAATGATATTCGGTGAAAGATTACACACTTATATGATTAAAGATGCAATCGCTGATCATAACGTGTTAGGATTCTCAATAGACTATTATAATACAATTAAAGCAAAAGATGACATAATAGATGAGCAAGTGAAATCTATCAAAGAAAATGAAGCTTATGCTCATCCTGACAGATTAAATATAATTGTGGACTATATTCTTGATAGTTATAATGCTAAAACAAAAGGTAGAGAATTCAATGCTATTTTTGCGGTTTCACCAAAATCTAAGGATAATCCAACTGGATTTATACATGATTATTATAAATTGTTTAAAGACAAAATCGCTGAAAGAAAATTGGATTTCAAGGTAGCAACCATTTTTACATATGATCCAAATCAAGCTTTTGAAGAAAAACATCCTCAAAAACAATTAGATGAATATATGGCCGATTACAATGAAATGTTTGGAACTAACTTTGATACTTCGACTATGAGAGAATATCACCGAGATGTTTGTAAAAGAATGAAAACTCGTGAAATCGATTTATTACTGGTCATAAACATGTTTTTAACTGGTTTTGATAGTAAAAAGTTAAATACATTATATATTGATAAAAACTTACAATACCACGGATTGCTACAAGCATTTTCAAGAACTAACAGAATATACAATGACCGTAAATCACATGGAAATATAATATGTTTTGACAGACCTT
This window harbors:
- a CDS encoding type I restriction endonuclease subunit R translates to MSVKVESEAMLEDRFIEYLESMGYERIKIKNEEQLNANFKIQLEKLNKKELDGKPLTDEEFDKILLYLDSGSIYDKAEKLRDEYTIKREDNTAVSIKFLNQKDWCKNIFQVSNQITMRKEHEYRYDVTILINGLPLVQTELKKRGLPISKAFNQVKKYMEYSYDNLFNYIQIFIVSNGNQTKYFCNGRPSEVNFGYTFYWKDKNNKNIHSLKEFTEDFLEPCNIAKMISKFMVLNESSKQLMVLRAYQKNAVDAVLKQALENKQNGYVYHTTGSGKTLTSFKVSQLLAEEPSIHKVIFVVDRRDLNDQTNKEFGKFCPGCVGTSEHTGALVKNLLSDKNKLITTTIQKLSIAVNRKNTRKKLEKIKDENIILIYDECHRSQFGKMQQDISNFFKNCLSFGFTGTPIFRDNAFGHKTTKMIFGERLHTYMIKDAIADHNVLGFSIDYYNTIKAKDDIIDEQVKSIKENEAYAHPDRLNIIVDYILDSYNAKTKGREFNAIFAVSPKSKDNPTGFIHDYYKLFKDKIAERKLDFKVATIFTYDPNQAFEEKHPQKQLDEYMADYNEMFGTNFDTSTMREYHRDVCKRMKTREIDLLLVINMFLTGFDSKKLNTLYIDKNLQYHGLLQAFSRTNRIYNDRKSHGNIICFDRPFPDEVDKALALFSDNAPIECILLPAYEALVETFNKDLEKLYEIVKTAQEAYELESEKQIAQFIEGFNKLAKTKNKLDTFSQFTFDDLDIDEQEYEDFTGAYLDIIETFITEGGDDEGGEGSIIDDVEFVLDLLRTDKINVDYILELLENINTEDKYPEEREKIIKMMKNTVHLRSKIKLMEKFMDEHLNRIRDNNLNIKEEFDNYINSERRQAICDLIDEEQLSEEITREILSEFEFADKIDEDLLESAFKDKELKFMDKIDKLERVKAEILEIFDTFNFN